One region of Bradyrhizobium betae genomic DNA includes:
- a CDS encoding O-antigen ligase family protein, with amino-acid sequence MAYAATAGDMNAAVRAAPGVLALQRALVWLVGASGAIVFIEPSPYEIVTLLATVTFFATGLRLRLALMPLVLMLVLLNVGYTISAIPLYEQPEVVSWIATSWYMAVTVVFFAMVTSEDTTARLDMLRRGLVVGAMVASLSAVAGYFHLIPGGDDLLTLYGRARGTFKDPNVLGAFLILPALFALQSVVSDKLGKALRNVVAFGIMSLAILLAFSRAAWGGLVLTSVCMLALMVLTSRTNAQRSRIIIMAIVAAVLGLALIAVLMSFDSIAEMFKQRASFDQSYDEGRFGRFGRHILGAEMALDLPFGIGPLQFHRFFPEDTHNSYLNAFMSGGWISGVCYPALVFTTVITGIRHIFVRVPWQRAYLAVFSAFIGTVGESFVIDTDHWRHFWMMLGAMWGMIAAAQAYRIRAADEAASA; translated from the coding sequence ATGGCGTATGCGGCAACAGCCGGGGACATGAATGCAGCGGTTCGCGCTGCACCCGGCGTGCTGGCCCTGCAGCGCGCGCTGGTGTGGCTGGTCGGCGCGTCCGGGGCGATCGTCTTCATCGAGCCGAGCCCCTATGAGATCGTGACGCTGCTCGCCACCGTCACCTTCTTCGCCACCGGCCTGCGCCTGCGGCTTGCCCTGATGCCGCTGGTGCTGATGCTGGTCCTGCTCAATGTCGGCTACACCATCAGCGCGATCCCGCTGTACGAACAGCCCGAGGTGGTGAGCTGGATCGCGACCTCCTGGTACATGGCGGTGACCGTGGTGTTCTTCGCCATGGTCACGTCCGAAGACACGACGGCCCGACTCGACATGCTCCGCCGCGGCCTCGTGGTCGGCGCGATGGTTGCCTCGCTGTCGGCGGTCGCCGGCTACTTCCACCTGATCCCCGGCGGCGACGATCTCCTCACGCTCTACGGACGCGCGCGCGGCACGTTCAAGGACCCGAACGTGCTTGGCGCCTTCCTGATCCTGCCGGCGCTGTTCGCGCTCCAGAGCGTGGTCTCGGACAAGCTCGGCAAGGCGCTCCGCAATGTCGTCGCGTTCGGCATCATGTCGCTGGCGATCCTGCTCGCGTTTTCCCGCGCCGCCTGGGGTGGGCTGGTGCTGACCTCCGTATGCATGCTGGCGCTGATGGTGCTGACCAGCCGTACCAACGCGCAGCGCTCGCGCATCATCATCATGGCGATCGTCGCCGCGGTGCTGGGCCTCGCACTGATCGCGGTGCTGATGTCGTTCGATTCCATTGCCGAGATGTTCAAGCAGCGCGCGAGCTTCGACCAGAGCTATGACGAAGGCCGCTTCGGCCGCTTCGGCCGGCACATCCTGGGTGCGGAGATGGCACTCGACCTGCCGTTCGGCATCGGCCCGCTGCAATTCCATCGCTTCTTCCCCGAAGACACCCACAACTCCTATCTCAACGCCTTCATGTCCGGCGGCTGGATCTCCGGCGTCTGCTATCCCGCGCTGGTCTTCACCACCGTGATCACGGGTATCAGGCACATCTTCGTCCGCGTGCCCTGGCAGCGCGCCTATCTCGCCGTCTTCTCCGCCTTCATCGGCACCGTCGGCGAAAGCTTCGTGATCGACACCGACCACTGGCGGCACTTCTGGATGATGCTCGGCGCCATGTGGGGCATGATCGCGGCCGCGCAGGCCTACAGGATCAGGGCTGCGGACGAAGCTGCTTCAGCTTGA
- a CDS encoding undecaprenyl-phosphate glucose phosphotransferase: MEPLNARSMLDAATTAAAKPADQPFVERRRRLSPAALEIVNQKVARAYSPIVITGFVRVADFALLSLAGIALYAGYVVPLVGFSWAYPAQIVAVAIAAVICFQAADIYQVQLFRGQLRQMTRMISSWSFVFLLFIGISFFAKFGTEISRLWLAAFYFLGLAALIVERLILRSLVRGWARQGRLDRRTIIVGSDSNGEQLVEALKAQEDSDIHVLGVFDDRNDSRALDTCAGARKLGKVDDIVEFARRTRVDLVLFALPISAETRILEMLKKLWVLPVDIRLSAHTNKLRFRPRSYSYLGEVPTLNVFEAPITDWDLVMKWLFDRIVGGFALLAALPVMALVALAVKLDSPGPVLFRQKRFGFNNERIDVYKFRSMHHHQADPTASKVVTRNDPRVTRVGRFIRKTSLDELPQLFNVVFSGNLSLVGPRPHAVQGKLQSRLFDEAVDGYFARHRVKPGITGWAQINGWRGEIDNQEKIQKRVEFDLYYIENWSVLFDLVILLKTPISLLTKNENAY; the protein is encoded by the coding sequence GTGGAACCGCTCAACGCACGCTCGATGCTGGATGCTGCGACCACCGCGGCAGCCAAGCCGGCTGACCAACCCTTCGTCGAACGCCGCCGCCGGCTCTCGCCCGCAGCGCTCGAAATCGTCAACCAGAAGGTCGCCCGTGCCTATTCGCCGATCGTGATCACCGGCTTCGTGCGCGTTGCCGACTTCGCACTGCTCAGCCTGGCCGGCATCGCACTCTATGCCGGCTATGTCGTGCCGCTCGTCGGTTTCAGCTGGGCTTATCCTGCGCAGATCGTCGCCGTCGCGATCGCCGCCGTAATCTGCTTCCAGGCCGCCGACATCTATCAGGTGCAGCTGTTCCGCGGACAGCTCCGGCAGATGACGCGGATGATCTCGTCCTGGTCGTTCGTGTTCCTGCTCTTCATCGGCATTTCCTTCTTTGCCAAGTTCGGCACCGAGATCTCGCGGCTGTGGTTGGCCGCCTTCTATTTCCTCGGGCTCGCGGCGCTGATCGTCGAGCGCCTGATCCTGCGCTCGCTGGTGCGCGGCTGGGCACGTCAGGGCCGGCTCGACCGCCGCACCATCATCGTCGGCTCCGACAGCAACGGCGAGCAGCTGGTCGAGGCGCTGAAGGCACAGGAAGATTCCGATATCCACGTGCTCGGCGTGTTCGACGACCGCAACGACAGCCGCGCGCTCGATACCTGCGCCGGCGCGCGCAAGCTCGGCAAGGTCGACGACATCGTCGAATTCGCACGCCGCACACGTGTCGACCTCGTGCTGTTCGCACTGCCGATCTCCGCGGAGACGCGCATCCTGGAGATGCTGAAGAAGCTCTGGGTGCTGCCGGTGGACATCCGCCTGTCCGCGCACACCAACAAGCTACGTTTCCGTCCCCGCTCCTACTCCTATCTCGGCGAGGTGCCGACGCTCAACGTGTTCGAGGCGCCGATCACCGACTGGGATCTGGTGATGAAATGGCTGTTCGACCGCATCGTCGGCGGCTTCGCGCTGCTCGCGGCCCTGCCGGTGATGGCACTGGTGGCGCTGGCGGTGAAGCTCGACAGTCCGGGCCCCGTGCTGTTCCGCCAGAAGCGCTTCGGCTTCAACAACGAGCGCATCGACGTCTACAAGTTCCGCTCGATGCACCACCATCAGGCCGACCCGACGGCTTCGAAGGTCGTGACCAGGAACGATCCGCGTGTCACCCGCGTCGGCCGATTCATCCGCAAGACCAGCCTCGACGAGCTGCCGCAGCTCTTCAACGTGGTCTTCTCCGGCAATCTCTCCCTGGTCGGCCCTCGCCCGCATGCGGTGCAGGGCAAGCTGCAAAGCCGCCTGTTCGACGAGGCCGTCGACGGCTATTTCGCCCGCCACCGCGTCAAGCCCGGTATCACCGGCTGGGCCCAGATCAACGGCTGGCGCGGCGAGATCGACAATCAGGAAAAGATCCAGAAGCGCGTCGAGTTCGATCTCTATTACATCGAGAACTGGTCGGTGCTGTTCGACCTCGTCATTCTCCTAAAGACGCCGATCTCGCTGCTGACCAAGAACGAGAACGCGTATTGA
- a CDS encoding glycosyltransferase family 4 protein — translation MPPSPDRPLRILHAVRAPVGGIFRHILDLANGQVDRGHHVGILADSLTGGERADKALAELAPRLKLGVHRLAIRREPSPDDFLVWLRMRRLVGELKPDVMHGHGAKAGAFVRMRRRSDDTIRIYTPHGGSLHYPLHTLKGEFYARLERTLMDATDLFLFESAFARDTYQRIVGTPKGVVHCVFNGVTPEEFEPVVLADDATDLAYVGEFRHIKGADLLVDAVARLHEVGRKVTLTLGGDGEEMAALKAQVEKLGLSGAIRFIGHVKARYGFSKGRLLVVPSRGDSMPYVVIEAGAAGIPMIAARVGGIPEIFGPESPALFAASNAEAMAEAIAAALDDPKGTAQRASSLRERISAHFSQQAMVEGVLAGYRDAFANH, via the coding sequence ATGCCCCCCTCTCCCGACCGGCCGCTCCGCATCCTGCACGCCGTGCGCGCTCCCGTCGGCGGCATCTTCCGGCACATCCTGGACCTTGCCAACGGTCAGGTCGACCGCGGCCATCACGTCGGAATTCTCGCCGACAGCCTCACCGGCGGGGAGCGCGCGGACAAGGCGCTGGCCGAGCTCGCGCCACGGCTGAAGCTCGGCGTGCACCGGCTGGCCATTCGCCGCGAACCGTCGCCGGACGATTTTCTGGTGTGGCTGCGGATGCGGCGCCTGGTCGGCGAGCTCAAGCCCGACGTCATGCACGGCCACGGCGCCAAGGCCGGCGCCTTCGTGCGCATGCGGCGGCGCTCGGACGACACCATCCGCATCTACACCCCGCATGGCGGCTCGCTGCACTATCCGCTGCATACATTGAAGGGCGAGTTTTATGCACGCCTCGAACGCACGCTGATGGACGCGACCGATCTGTTCCTGTTCGAGAGCGCCTTTGCCCGCGACACCTATCAACGCATCGTCGGCACGCCCAAGGGCGTGGTGCATTGCGTCTTCAACGGCGTGACGCCGGAAGAATTCGAACCTGTTGTCCTCGCCGACGACGCCACCGACCTCGCCTATGTCGGCGAGTTCAGGCACATCAAGGGCGCGGATCTGCTGGTCGACGCCGTGGCGAGACTGCACGAAGTCGGCAGGAAGGTCACGCTCACGCTCGGCGGCGACGGCGAGGAAATGGCGGCGCTGAAGGCGCAGGTCGAGAAGCTCGGACTCTCCGGCGCCATCCGTTTCATCGGCCACGTCAAGGCCCGCTACGGCTTCTCAAAGGGGCGACTGCTGGTCGTTCCCTCGCGCGGCGATTCCATGCCCTATGTCGTGATCGAGGCCGGGGCTGCCGGCATTCCCATGATCGCCGCCCGCGTCGGCGGCATCCCCGAAATCTTCGGACCGGAAAGCCCGGCCCTATTCGCGGCGAGCAACGCCGAGGCCATGGCGGAAGCGATCGCGGCCGCACTCGACGATCCCAAAGGGACCGCACAGCGCGCCTCCTCCCTGCGCGAGCGCATCTCCGCCCATTTCTCCCAGCAGGCCATGGTCGAGGGCGTGCTCGCGGGTTATCGCGACGCATTTGCCAATCATTAA
- a CDS encoding GumC family protein, translating into MRLAFWRAGKDKAVVERAVSKPKDETAPEVEAKVEAKVEAKVEAKVEAKPARAATAQAQGEFGDIDLHALGAALARKRGWIIVPTVLALVASVAVVNLVTPRYKSESRILIDGRENVFLRPNSDRTEERQALDPEAVTSQVQLVLSRDLAREIIKKNKLAERPEFDPVLQGISPLKSLAALIGIGRDPFSMTPEERVLDAYYDRLQAYAVDKSRVIVVEFQSADPDLAARVANSIADGYLVLQQNVRQDQARNASQWLSGEIDSLRKKVSEAEARVEDFRSKSSLFVGTNNTTLSNQQMGEVNTQLNNARSLKADAESKARLIREMLQSGKPIESSEVLNSESMRTPSQQRVALRAQLAEQSSTLLGNHPRIKELKAQLTDLDTQIRDEAAKIARSLENDARFASGRVQELTLSLEQLKKQATSTNGQDVQLRAFEREAKAQRDLLETYLAKYREANTRETIDTAPTDGRIISRAIVSNTPAYPKKLPIVLIATIATLLLSSGVVVTGELLRQTAPRAVAVLVPARAQAPVRQEPVVLPVVEAIADPVMAEPAPLQPEMTADADVTEFDEIERLAERVRAAGPAAKKITVLGTASGEAITLSTLTLARHLAREARVVVVDLAASSPTIAAVSVDASAPGLAELMQGNASFAQVITKDRLSRLHLVMAGRPGFDRSLLQSPRVTLAVDALLRAYDHVLLDAGSASDLPAELLTANARAVVVPDASMTPEARTLMCEQLSAVGFSEVTMLRKPVQPSNAVEAPRVVAA; encoded by the coding sequence ATGCGTTTAGCGTTCTGGCGTGCCGGCAAGGACAAGGCGGTGGTCGAGCGGGCTGTCTCGAAGCCCAAGGACGAAACCGCGCCCGAGGTTGAAGCCAAGGTTGAAGCCAAGGTTGAAGCCAAGGTTGAAGCCAAGGTTGAAGCGAAGCCTGCGCGCGCTGCGACAGCGCAGGCGCAAGGCGAATTCGGCGACATCGACCTGCACGCGCTCGGCGCGGCGCTGGCCCGCAAACGCGGCTGGATCATCGTGCCGACGGTGCTCGCGCTCGTCGCGTCCGTCGCGGTCGTCAATCTCGTCACGCCGCGCTACAAGTCTGAATCCCGCATCCTGATCGACGGCCGCGAGAACGTGTTCCTGCGTCCGAACAGCGATCGCACCGAGGAGCGGCAGGCGCTCGACCCCGAGGCCGTCACCAGCCAGGTGCAGCTCGTGCTGTCGCGCGATCTCGCGCGCGAGATCATCAAGAAGAACAAGCTTGCGGAACGGCCCGAGTTCGACCCGGTGCTCCAGGGGATTTCTCCGCTGAAGTCGCTGGCGGCTCTGATCGGCATCGGCCGCGACCCGTTCTCGATGACGCCAGAAGAGCGGGTGCTCGATGCCTACTACGATCGGCTCCAGGCCTACGCCGTCGACAAGTCGCGCGTGATCGTCGTCGAATTCCAGTCCGCAGATCCCGATCTCGCCGCGCGCGTCGCCAATTCGATCGCCGACGGCTACCTGGTGCTGCAGCAGAATGTCCGTCAGGATCAGGCCAGGAACGCGAGTCAATGGCTCTCCGGCGAGATCGACAGCTTGCGCAAGAAGGTCTCCGAGGCCGAGGCGCGGGTGGAGGATTTCCGCTCGAAGTCGAGCCTGTTCGTCGGCACCAACAACACCACGCTGTCGAACCAGCAGATGGGCGAGGTCAACACCCAGCTCAACAACGCGCGCTCGCTGAAGGCGGATGCGGAATCCAAGGCGCGGCTGATCCGCGAGATGCTCCAGAGCGGCAAGCCGATCGAGTCGTCGGAAGTGCTGAACTCGGAATCGATGCGCACGCCGTCCCAACAGCGGGTGGCGTTGCGGGCCCAGCTCGCCGAGCAGTCGTCGACGCTGCTCGGCAATCATCCGCGCATCAAGGAATTGAAGGCGCAGCTCACCGATCTCGACACCCAGATTCGCGATGAGGCGGCCAAGATCGCCCGTTCGCTGGAAAACGACGCACGCTTCGCCAGCGGACGTGTGCAGGAATTGACGTTGAGCCTGGAGCAGCTGAAGAAGCAGGCGACGTCGACCAACGGCCAGGACGTGCAGCTCCGCGCATTCGAGCGCGAGGCCAAGGCGCAGCGTGACCTGCTCGAGACTTATCTTGCCAAATACCGCGAGGCCAATACCCGCGAGACCATCGACACCGCGCCTACGGATGGCCGCATCATCTCGCGCGCCATCGTCTCGAACACGCCGGCCTATCCGAAGAAGCTGCCGATCGTGCTGATCGCGACGATCGCGACGCTGTTGCTGTCGTCCGGCGTCGTCGTCACCGGCGAGCTGTTGCGCCAGACCGCGCCGCGTGCGGTGGCGGTGTTGGTACCGGCGCGGGCGCAGGCGCCGGTTCGTCAGGAACCGGTCGTGCTGCCGGTGGTCGAGGCGATCGCCGATCCGGTCATGGCAGAGCCAGCTCCGCTCCAGCCGGAGATGACGGCCGATGCCGACGTCACTGAATTCGACGAGATCGAGCGATTGGCCGAGCGCGTGCGTGCCGCTGGCCCGGCGGCGAAGAAAATCACGGTGCTCGGCACCGCTTCGGGCGAGGCCATCACGCTCTCGACGCTGACGCTCGCCCGGCATCTGGCGCGCGAAGCCCGTGTCGTCGTGGTCGATCTTGCGGCATCCTCGCCGACGATCGCCGCCGTGTCCGTCGATGCCTCCGCGCCCGGCCTTGCAGAACTGATGCAGGGCAACGCCTCGTTCGCGCAGGTGATCACTAAGGACCGGCTCTCGCGGCTGCATCTGGTCATGGCCGGCCGTCCCGGCTTCGACCGCAGCCTGCTGCAATCGCCGCGGGTGACGCTGGCGGTCGACGCGCTGCTCCGCGCCTACGACCATGTGCTGCTCGATGCCGGCAGCGCCTCGGACCTTCCGGCGGAACTGCTGACGGCGAATGCCCGCGCCGTCGTGGTGCCCGATGCGTCGATGACGCCGGAGGCGCGCACGCTGATGTGCGAGCAACTCAGCGCCGTCGGCTTCAGCGAGGTGACGATGCTGCGCAAGCCGGTGCAGCCGTCGAATGCAGTGGAAGCGCCCCGCGTGGTGGCGGCGTAG
- a CDS encoding GNAT family N-acetyltransferase, with amino-acid sequence MTMAAAMQSRTAESPARSKASRIAHVDIVGDLGEAEAVWRAFEQSGHLFTPYQRFDLLGPWQRLVGGCDGARPFIVIARDADRRPLVLLPLSLRQSHGVRTACFMGGKHTTFNMGLWNAEFAAEVGAADLDALLAPLREHADVLSLTQQPLRWNDQQNPFAAFPRQSAINGCPLLVMEPGGPPASRISSSFRRRLKSKEKKLQALAGYRYHLATTDADVTRLLDWFFRVKPVRMAEQKLPNVFAEPGVEQFIRSACLAPRGEGRVIDIHALECEDEVIAIFAGVADGQRFSMMFNTYTMSEHARYSPGLILMRYIIDRYAERGYRSLDLGIGSDEYKRMFCKDDEDIFDSFVPLTSRGKLAAMAMSSLSHGKRLVKQNQMLFDLAQRLRRAFG; translated from the coding sequence ATGACCATGGCTGCGGCGATGCAGAGCCGGACGGCAGAATCGCCAGCGCGGTCAAAAGCGAGCCGGATCGCGCATGTCGACATCGTCGGCGACCTCGGCGAGGCCGAAGCCGTCTGGCGTGCCTTCGAGCAGAGCGGCCACCTCTTCACGCCCTATCAGCGCTTCGACCTGCTCGGCCCATGGCAGCGACTGGTCGGCGGTTGCGACGGCGCCCGTCCCTTCATCGTGATTGCCCGCGACGCCGATCGCCGGCCGCTTGTGCTGCTGCCGCTCTCGCTGCGTCAGAGCCACGGCGTGCGCACCGCCTGCTTCATGGGCGGCAAGCACACCACCTTCAACATGGGCCTGTGGAACGCCGAGTTCGCGGCAGAGGTCGGCGCTGCCGATCTCGACGCGCTGCTGGCGCCGCTGCGCGAGCATGCCGACGTGCTGTCGCTGACACAGCAGCCGCTGCGCTGGAACGACCAGCAGAACCCGTTTGCGGCTTTCCCGCGGCAGAGCGCGATCAATGGCTGTCCGCTGCTGGTGATGGAGCCCGGCGGTCCGCCCGCATCGCGCATCAGCAGCTCCTTCCGCCGCCGCCTCAAGAGCAAGGAAAAGAAGCTCCAGGCGCTTGCCGGCTATCGCTATCACCTCGCCACCACGGACGCGGACGTTACCCGCCTGCTCGACTGGTTCTTCCGCGTCAAGCCGGTGCGGATGGCCGAGCAGAAGCTTCCGAACGTTTTTGCCGAGCCGGGCGTCGAGCAGTTCATCCGCAGCGCCTGCCTGGCGCCGCGCGGCGAAGGCCGCGTCATCGACATCCATGCGCTCGAATGCGAGGACGAGGTGATCGCGATCTTCGCCGGCGTCGCCGACGGCCAGCGCTTCTCGATGATGTTCAACACCTACACGATGTCCGAGCACGCCCGCTACAGCCCCGGGCTGATCCTGATGCGCTACATCATCGATCGCTACGCCGAGCGCGGCTACCGCTCGCTCGACCTCGGCATCGGCTCGGACGAGTACAAGCGGATGTTTTGCAAGGACGACGAAGACATCTTCGACAGCTTCGTGCCCCTGACCTCCCGCGGCAAGCTCGCGGCGATGGCGATGTCGTCATTGAGCCACGGCAAGCGGCTCGTGAAGCAGAACCAGATGCTGTTCGACCTCGCGCAGCGACTGCGGCGAGCGTTCGGGTAG
- a CDS encoding polysaccharide deacetylase family protein, with the protein MSSDDRWLERLWLELAWFTGRAALRSRGAGAILRFSHVRPRRRGAFQPLRENVITPQFLDRAIRALKRWKYDFIGMDEVCRRAVTLPEHRRFVALTFDGATKDLISFAHPVLARHAVPFTIYVPTAFPDGVGEAWWLGLEQVIARESRISLMMGEKEQRFVVTSHAEKQALFSHLESWLRTLPPAGVSAAIADLCTRYRIDLAALSRAASMDWEDLAKLAADPLVTVGSATVNYPVLANMKDTAALREMTMGKAVAEAAFHREIKHLAFPFGDRASFRRSHVVMAEEAGFASAVSAIPGIVDAEGRTNLRALPRISWDGRVRSLRMLRVLVSGVAIAPVKPTGSLTS; encoded by the coding sequence TTGTCATCCGACGACAGATGGCTGGAGCGGTTGTGGCTTGAACTGGCCTGGTTCACCGGCCGGGCGGCGCTGCGCAGTCGTGGTGCCGGCGCCATCCTGCGTTTTTCGCACGTGCGGCCGCGGCGGCGCGGCGCGTTCCAGCCGCTGCGCGAAAACGTGATCACGCCGCAATTTCTCGACCGCGCCATCCGTGCGCTGAAGCGGTGGAAGTATGATTTTATCGGCATGGACGAAGTCTGCCGTCGCGCGGTGACCCTGCCGGAGCATCGGCGCTTCGTCGCGCTCACCTTCGATGGTGCGACCAAGGACCTCATCAGCTTCGCCCATCCGGTGCTGGCGCGCCACGCCGTGCCGTTCACGATCTACGTGCCGACCGCGTTTCCCGATGGCGTCGGAGAGGCCTGGTGGCTCGGGCTCGAGCAGGTAATCGCGCGCGAGAGTCGCATCAGCCTGATGATGGGCGAGAAAGAGCAGCGCTTCGTCGTCACCAGTCATGCCGAGAAGCAGGCACTGTTTTCGCATCTTGAGAGCTGGCTGCGTACGCTGCCGCCGGCGGGTGTGTCGGCTGCGATCGCCGATCTGTGCACGCGCTATCGGATCGACCTTGCCGCGCTCTCACGCGCAGCGTCGATGGATTGGGAGGATCTGGCGAAGCTGGCGGCAGACCCGCTCGTCACCGTCGGCAGCGCGACCGTGAACTATCCCGTCCTCGCCAACATGAAGGACACAGCCGCGCTACGCGAGATGACGATGGGCAAGGCGGTGGCGGAAGCAGCCTTCCACCGCGAGATCAAGCATCTGGCGTTTCCGTTCGGCGATCGCGCCTCGTTCCGGCGCAGCCATGTCGTGATGGCGGAGGAGGCCGGCTTTGCCAGCGCGGTGTCGGCAATCCCCGGCATTGTGGACGCGGAGGGCCGCACCAATCTGCGCGCGCTGCCGCGGATCTCCTGGGACGGCCGCGTGCGCTCGCTGCGCATGCTGCGCGTGCTGGTATCGGGTGTTGCCATCGCGCCGGTGAAACCGACCGGCAGTCTCACGAGCTAG
- a CDS encoding DUF2842 domain-containing protein has product MTIRTRKFFGAILLLVLATVWALLGMALAQMPWIAESGWRQAIYYVVVGMGWVLPAMPIVSWMQRPDRIKSSS; this is encoded by the coding sequence ATGACGATCCGCACCCGCAAGTTCTTCGGCGCCATCCTTCTCCTGGTGCTCGCCACCGTCTGGGCCCTGCTCGGCATGGCGCTGGCGCAGATGCCATGGATCGCCGAGTCCGGCTGGCGGCAGGCGATCTATTACGTGGTTGTCGGCATGGGCTGGGTCTTGCCGGCAATGCCGATCGTGAGCTGGATGCAGCGGCCCGATCGCATCAAATCTAGCTCGTGA
- a CDS encoding COX15/CtaA family protein → MTTSSAPSKPHRAVRWWLISVAALIALMVLVGGATRLTESGLSIVEWKPVTGSVPPLSDAAWTEAFDAYKRIPQYRELNAGMSLSEFKQIFWWEWSHRLLGRFIGVAYLLPFLFFLWRGGLSGELKRRLWLLFALGGLQGAVGWWMVASGLTERVEVSQYRLATHLVLALLIFAGIVWTVRRLKERPQIAAPARLRFTSALLLALTFVQIYFGAMVAGLRAGRAYNTWPQIDGVFIPSAERLWFETPWWRNMFDNVLTVQFEHRMTAYALFVLAALHAIDAVRSRAGLAASGALWLFAAVSLQAVLGILTLLNQVPIDLALSHQAVAIAVLTLAVMQVERLASRQSTEAQPRAVPVGQAG, encoded by the coding sequence ATGACGACGAGTTCCGCCCCTTCCAAGCCGCATCGCGCCGTGCGCTGGTGGCTGATCTCCGTGGCCGCGCTGATCGCGCTGATGGTGCTGGTCGGCGGCGCGACGCGGCTGACGGAATCCGGGCTCTCGATCGTCGAGTGGAAGCCGGTCACGGGCAGCGTGCCGCCGCTGTCGGATGCGGCGTGGACCGAAGCGTTCGATGCCTACAAGAGGATCCCGCAATATCGCGAGCTCAACGCCGGCATGAGCCTGTCCGAGTTCAAGCAGATCTTCTGGTGGGAATGGAGCCACCGACTGCTCGGCCGGTTCATCGGCGTCGCCTATCTCCTGCCGTTCCTGTTCTTCCTGTGGCGCGGCGGCCTGTCCGGTGAATTGAAGCGGAGGCTGTGGTTGCTGTTCGCGCTCGGCGGCCTGCAGGGCGCGGTCGGCTGGTGGATGGTGGCCTCGGGCCTGACGGAGCGGGTCGAGGTCTCGCAATACCGGCTGGCGACGCATCTGGTGCTGGCGCTGCTGATCTTCGCCGGCATCGTCTGGACGGTGCGGCGGCTCAAGGAGCGGCCGCAGATCGCCGCGCCCGCGCGGCTGCGCTTCACCAGTGCGCTGCTTCTCGCCCTGACCTTCGTGCAGATCTACTTCGGCGCGATGGTCGCGGGCCTGCGCGCCGGACGCGCCTACAATACCTGGCCGCAGATCGACGGCGTGTTCATTCCCTCCGCCGAGCGGCTGTGGTTCGAGACGCCGTGGTGGCGCAACATGTTCGACAATGTGCTGACGGTGCAGTTCGAGCACCGCATGACGGCCTATGCGCTGTTCGTGCTGGCGGCGCTGCACGCGATCGACGCGGTGCGCTCGCGCGCGGGTCTGGCGGCCAGCGGCGCGCTCTGGCTGTTCGCGGCGGTGAGCCTGCAGGCGGTGCTCGGCATCCTCACGCTGCTCAACCAGGTGCCGATTGACCTCGCGCTTTCGCATCAGGCGGTGGCGATCGCAGTGCTGACGCTCGCGGTCATGCAGGTGGAACGGCTTGCGTCGCGGCAGTCCACGGAGGCGCAGCCGCGCGCGGTTCCGGTTGGTCAGGCCGGCTGA